Part of the Nicotiana tabacum cultivar K326 chromosome 20, ASM71507v2, whole genome shotgun sequence genome, TGAAGAAGGTGACAAGAAGGTGGATCAGGAGAGTGTAGGTGAGGATCTTGACTCTCTAGTTAAGTCAAAGTCTCATGGGAAAATTGCAGCAGTCCCCACGAGCAAATTAAACCTCCATGCTCCTGCATTTATTCCCAGAATGTCTCCTAGTGCTGCAATTCAAAATGCCCCGCTGGAATTTTGCCTCAACATGTAGCAACTTCTTCCAAGCAGCTTACTATAAGTGCTAAGAGTTGTTCCCCAAATACAAATCCAAGTCAAGATGCAACAGCAGGTACAAGGCAGACTGTTAAAGCTGCACATCCTACAGCTAATCGGGCAAAAACTAGGCAGCAGCAACTGGTCACCACTAAACCAGTTATTTCAGAGGAGGAGAGAAAGTTTTTGGAAGCTATGGTAAGTTCCATACCTCTAAATTCTATTACATCTAGCACAGGTCCTGTAGGTAGGAATAACAACAAATTACAACACATTGGACAACAACAAAGTAAGGCAATAGTGGCAACTGGAGAATCTGCCTTGGTGTCACTAGATACGATTCAAAATGAACCACAACCTGTGAATTTAGGGAGAGAGTTTTTTGAACAAGGAGAAGAAGATGCAATGTTACAACAGTGTAGAGAAGAGGCGGCAAGAAAAAAGGATTTATTACCAATGCATAGTGAAAAAGTTTGCAAATCtcatacaaggaaaaatagttgggatgacaaggttagtgattttttaaatgttaggcgacctccaatgagagttgccaaacaaaagaaGGCCGCCCCAACTACATCAACAAAGTCCAATCGTTCAAAAAAGAAATCATGAATTTTGAATACATCTTGAAGAATTGGGATTGTGATGAAAAAGAgttacaaattgaagaaacaacatTTTAATTCCTTCATCATTTTATTCTACCATTATGTTAGTAtactcatttgtaatatcatcacagagtatgttataaactctgtgatgatcattaaATATTTGGTTCTTTCTAGTTCTTTCTTTTTACATGTTTGTTAGTAAGCGAGGCTTTTTatttgcctcaataggattagtaaggtaaggtttagcccggtttgtgttgccttggtcctatacctttggaaaaatatccacacgactatgagattatatgccctcgtgagacgttGCTgacagctacaccatgaatcctctgcATGAGGCTGTCATCATTAGGCagtgtgaggcgcagaggagtgattatatagccaaggcatatggaTAACAATATCGGTGCTATTGTCCCctttatttgtacttttcctatttgttgtatttttctgttcttttattaataaaaaacttagCTTTAGGCGCTTGCCTAGTGGATTGCCAAAAAAACAAATACAAATTAGTCAATAATCCAAAGGAATAGTACTTTTTAACGATAATTGCTTATTATCGTTTTCAGTGTTTctattcaaatatataattgttTATTTATAAAAGGAATTAGTTTCCACATTTAGAAATATTTTCCATATTTAGAACTTATGAACTAAGAATTTACAATTAGTTAACCTAAACGTGCTcttaataagaaaaaagaaaagagaataacCTAAGTCCCTAACTATTCACATAGAATTTAGTCTTCGTCTGTCACAACCAAGTACACAATGGAAGAGAACAAGATTGTTGCCATTAGTAATAAGTCATATATTCCCCAAGAGATTGTGTTCGATATTCTCATTAGGGTTTTCGCCAAGTCTCTGCTACGTTTTAGGTGCGTTTCTAAATCCTTTCGCTCCCTTATATCACAACCTTTATTCATTGAAGCACATCAAAAAGCTTGTTCCGTCTCTCAACTCATTGTCAGTTTTCCAGCTTCGACTCGTAAAGCTATTATCTATAAGTTAGTCCAGAAAATAGAAGATGGTCAATTCCAAGCTTTACCGTTCCAATACTTGAATGAGCCATGTTTCTCTATGCTCGACTCTCTGGAATCTATCAACGGCTTAGTTTGCCTATGGAACGACGATGAAGATGTTGCAATTTGCAATCCTTTCACAAAACAAGAATGTCTTTCTTCCTAAGTCCACTATAAAATTTCGTAGTTGGACTACGTATATTCGATGCTCCTTAGGTTTTGATCCCACGACCAAGAAACTTAAAGTTTTGAAGGCATACT contains:
- the LOC142174222 gene encoding putative F-box protein At2g02030, with product MEENKIVAISNKSYIPQEIVFDILIRVFAKSLLRFRCVSKSFRSLISQPLFIEAHQKACSVSQLIVSFPASTRKAIIYKLVQKIEDGQFQALPFQYLNEPCFSMLDSLESINGLVCLWNDDEDVAICNPFTKQECLSS